In a genomic window of Candidatus Margulisiibacteriota bacterium:
- a CDS encoding NAD(P)/FAD-dependent oxidoreductase — protein sequence MDTTRITIIGAGVVGLAIAAELSRKQQDIVLLEKETSFGQGASSRNSEVIHAGIYYPKGSLKAKLCVEGSKLLYKYCQEHDIPHKRLGKIIVAINDGEVKQLEGLMKQGELNWVRGLRYMMGTELAKFEPGVKGVKALYSPNTGIIDSHQLMKALEQEAQENGCLLAYGSQLTAVSRQPDGYLLSINGEPSLKTEILINSSGLYADQLAAMAGIDIIKEKYRLHFCKGEYFAYTKPPFIKHLVYPVPEHDVTGLGVHSVVDLAGGLKFGPSVQYVDKLDYTVDPAHRRAFWESVVKLFPQVREEDLAPDQAGIRPKLQGPSEGVRDFVIREESRLGLPGLINLIGIESPGLTACLAIAKHVSALTR from the coding sequence ATGGACACAACCAGAATAACAATAATCGGCGCTGGAGTGGTCGGGCTGGCGATCGCGGCCGAGCTTAGCAGGAAACAGCAGGATATTGTCTTGCTGGAGAAGGAAACTTCTTTTGGCCAGGGAGCGAGCAGCCGGAACAGCGAGGTTATCCACGCCGGTATTTATTATCCCAAAGGGTCACTCAAAGCGAAATTGTGTGTTGAAGGGAGCAAACTTCTCTACAAATATTGCCAGGAGCATGATATCCCGCATAAACGACTGGGGAAGATAATTGTCGCGATTAATGACGGCGAAGTTAAACAGCTTGAGGGGTTGATGAAGCAGGGGGAGCTTAACTGGGTGAGGGGGTTGAGGTATATGATGGGAACGGAGTTAGCCAAGTTTGAACCAGGGGTCAAGGGAGTCAAGGCGCTTTATTCGCCTAATACCGGGATCATTGATTCGCATCAGTTAATGAAGGCGCTCGAGCAGGAAGCGCAGGAGAACGGCTGTTTACTGGCTTATGGTTCACAGCTGACAGCCGTTAGCCGTCAACCGGACGGCTATTTGCTAAGTATAAACGGCGAACCTTCGCTGAAAACAGAAATCCTCATTAACTCGTCCGGATTGTACGCCGACCAGCTCGCGGCTATGGCTGGGATCGATATTATTAAAGAAAAATATCGTCTTCATTTTTGCAAAGGGGAGTATTTTGCTTACACTAAGCCGCCATTTATCAAACATTTGGTTTATCCGGTGCCGGAACATGACGTGACCGGGTTGGGGGTCCATTCGGTCGTTGACCTGGCGGGCGGCCTCAAGTTCGGCCCGAGCGTCCAATATGTCGATAAGCTTGATTATACGGTCGACCCAGCCCACCGCCGTGCTTTCTGGGAGTCGGTGGTTAAATTATTCCCTCAGGTTAGGGAAGAAGATCTAGCTCCAGATCAAGCTGGCATCAGGCCAAAATTGCAGGGTCCAAGTGAGGGGGTACGTGATTTTGTCATCAGAGAAGAATCGCGGCTTGGTTTGCCGGGCCTGATCAACCTGATCGGCATCGAGTCGCCGGGATTAACCGCTTGTTTGGCAATCGCGAAGCATGTCTCAGCCCTCACCCGCTAA